In bacterium, the genomic stretch GAGAGCGGCGGCACCTGAAATAAATCCATCAATGACGATTGGAATTCTATTCCCCGCGGCGGCTAAAAGAACACCAACCAACCCGCCAATTTCAAATCCACCTAATTTTGATAAAACATCCAATCCGTTCTTTGGATTTGGATTATTAAATTCAATGGCTTTTTTAATCGTTTCTATTTTCCTTTTTAACATCTCATCATCAATTCCAGTTCCTTTACCAGTAACATTTTTTACTGGCTGTTTAGTAATCGCGGCGACAATAGCCGAAGAAGGGGTAGTATTTCCTATCCCCATATCTCCGGTGCCAACAATGTCTATACCTGAATTAGTCAATTCTGATTCAAAAACCTCTACTCCAGCCATAATTGAGTTAATAGTTTGGCGGTAGCTCATCGCCGGATGTTTGGTTATATTTTTAGTTCCATACCCAATCTTTTTAATGACAAGTTCTGGCACTGGTTCTAAATCTGCGGCAACACCCATATCCACAACGATTACCTTTGCCCCAACATGTTTAGCCAGAACATTTATTCCTGCTCCACCACGAATGAAATTATAAACCATTTGAGGAGTTACTTCCTGGGGAAACAAACTAACCCCCTCTTCACAAACTCCATGGTCTCCAGCCATAGTAAAAATAACCTTTTTGGAAAGGTCAGGATTCTTTTTGCCAGTAATAGCCACCACAACTCTTGCTAATTCCTCCAATCTACCAAGACTATTCTTAGGCTTTGTTAAATTATCCAATCTACTTTGTGTCTCTTTAAAAGAATTTTTATCAATAGGTTTAATATTTTCCAATAATTTTTCTATTTTTTGCATTTTCCCTTCACTCCCATATTAAAAATTTAATATGTGAACTTCGTTAATTTAACGAAAATAATTTTTGTAACTATTCACCGCTAGTGTCGTGTTGAGTAAGTTTTGCACGGGGCATCATCAGGTTTCGTAACCTGCAAACGGATAATTGGTAAC encodes the following:
- the cobT gene encoding nicotinate-nucleotide--dimethylbenzimidazole phosphoribosyltransferase; protein product: MQKIEKLLENIKPIDKNSFKETQSRLDNLTKPKNSLGRLEELARVVVAITGKKNPDLSKKVIFTMAGDHGVCEEGVSLFPQEVTPQMVYNFIRGGAGINVLAKHVGAKVIVVDMGVAADLEPVPELVIKKIGYGTKNITKHPAMSYRQTINSIMAGVEVFESELTNSGIDIVGTGDMGIGNTTPSSAIVAAITKQPVKNVTGKGTGIDDEMLKRKIETIKKAIEFNNPNPKNGLDVLSKLGGFEIGGLVGVLLAAAGNRIPIVIDGFISGAAALIAYTLKPEIKDYMIAGHTSVEKGHQVILEFIGLKPLLNLELRLGEGTGAALAMSLVEAGVKILTQMATFEQAQVSRESSH